One genomic window of Camelina sativa cultivar DH55 chromosome 5, Cs, whole genome shotgun sequence includes the following:
- the LOC104785626 gene encoding protein DETOXIFICATION 44, chloroplastic-like: protein MAAVAASSFCFSPLRSPSISKLHTLAKNPNPSIRRSIVCKSSPPDESPAVTASSRRPEKKQNLVDSPKPDPDHKPDPGIGKIGMEIMSIALPAALALAADPITSLVDTAFVGHIGSAELAAVGVSVSVFNLVSKLFNVPLLNVTTSFVAEEQAIADKEDDDSTETGKKVLPSVSTSLLLAAGVGVAEAIALSLGSDFLMDVMAIPFDSPMRVPAEQFLRLRAYGAPPIVVALAAQGAFRGFKDTTTPLYAVVAGNVLNAILDPILIFVLGFGISGAAAATVISEYLLAFILLWKLNENVVLLSPQIKVGRANQYLKSGGLLIGRTVALLVPFTLATSLAAQNGPTQMAGHQIVLEIWLAVSLLTDALAIAAQSLLATTFSQGEYKQAREVLFGVLQVGLATGTGLAAVLFITFEPFSSLFTTDSEVLKIALSGTLFVAGSQPVNALAFVLDGLYYGVSDFGFAAYSMVIVGFISSLFMLVAAPTFGLAGIWGGLFLFMALRLVAGTWRLGTRTGPWKMLWSTPEKPE, encoded by the exons ATGGCGGCGGTCGCAGCCTCCTCCTTCTGTTTCTCTCCTCTTCGTTCTCCCTCAATTTCAAAGCTTCACACTTTAGCTAAGAACCCTAACCCATCGATTCGAAGATCAATCGTTTGTAAATCTTCGCCTCCCGATGAATCTCCCGCCGTCACCGCTTCTTCTCGTCGACCGGAGAAAAAACAGAATCTAGTAGATTCTCCTAAACCGGATCCTGATCACAAACCGGATCCTGG GATTGGTAAAATTGGAATGGAGATTATGTCAATTGCATTACCTGCTGCATTAGCTTTAGCTGCTGATCCTATTACATCTCTTGTCGACACTGCCTTCGTTGGCCATATTG GTTCTGCAGAACTAGCTGCTGTAGGAGTCTCAGTTTCTGTATTCAATTTGGTGTCGAAGCTCTTCAATGTTCCATTGTTAAATGTCACTACATCGTTTGTTGCGGAGGAGCAAGCCATTGCTGATAAAGAGGATGATGATTCTACGGAAACAG GTAAGAAAGTGCTGCCTTCTGTTTCAACATCTTTACTCCTTGCTGCTGGAGTTGGTGTTGCAGAGGCGATTGCGCTCTCTCTTGGCTCTGATTTCTTGATGGACGTCATGGCTATACCTTTT GATTCACCAATGCGGGTACCAGCCGAGCAGTTCCTCAGACTTAGAGCGTATGGTGCACCGCCAATTGTAGTTGCCTTGGCTGCGCAAGGAGCTTTTCGAGGTTTCAAGGACACTACGACGCCTCTATATGCCGTTG TTGCGGGAAATGTGCTTAATGCGATATTGGATCCAATTCTGATATTTGTCCTTGGTTTTGGTATCTCTGGTGCTGCGGCTGCTACTGTGATTTCTGA ATACTTGCTTGCGTTTATTCTTCTGTGGAAGTTAAATGAGAATGTGGTTTTGCTTTCTCCTCAAATCAAAGTGGGAAGAGCGAACCAATACCTCAAATCAG GTGGGCTTCTGATTGGTAGAACGGTGGCACTGCTTGTACCGTTCACATTGGCTACTTCGTTAGCAGCTCAGAATGGACCTACTCAAATGGCTGGCCATCAAATCGTTTTGGAAATCTGGTTGGCTGTCTCTTTACTCACCGATGCTTTAGCCATTGCTGCACAG AGTCTTCTTGCGACCACTTTCTCTCAAGGAGAATACAAACAAGCCCGGGAAGTTTTATTCGGAGTCCTTCAA GTAGGTTTAGCAACTGGAACTGGTTTGGCTGCTGTATTGTTCATCACCTTCGAACCATTTTCAAGTTTATTTACAACGGATTCAGAAGTTCTAAAGATTGCTTTGTCAGGGACCTTG TTTGTGGCTGGATCTCAACCAGTGAATGCTCTAGCGTTTGTTTTGGATGGGCTCTACTATGGTGTCTCTGACTTTGGATTTGCTGCTTACTCTAtg GTGATTGTTGGATTCATATCTTCATTGTTCATGCTTGTGGCTGCACCAACGTTTGGCCTTGCCGGGATCTGGGGGGGTTTGTTCCTCTTCATGGCGTTGCGGCTGGTCGCTGGAACCTGGAG ATTAGGGACAAGAACCGGTCCATGGAAAATGTTGTGGTCTACCCCTGAGAAGCCAGAATGA
- the LOC104785627 gene encoding dehydration-responsive element-binding protein 2E-like, translating into MEKEESGSKQRSSASVGSSRRRRRAVEPVEATLQRWGKEEDGEGLERVRRVQAKGSKKGCMRGKGGLENPVCRFRGVRQRVWGKWVAEIREPVNHRGANSTRSKRLWLGTFATAAEAALAYDRAASVMYGRYARLNFPEGLLENEPGGEIKKNNETGSSGSYWFEPDNVSEPRDGVIETKDGKDYLLYNNSIELGQDKIENLDLTDTKMVESMVYKNPAVKAEEGYSFDRFELDSGLLYNEPGGSSYYQGGGSDSYLEFFRF; encoded by the coding sequence atggaaaaagaagaaagcggATCAAAACAGAGATCCTCTGCTTCTGTAGGATCCTcgaggagacgaagaagagcagTTGAGCCAGTGGAAGCGACGTTACAGAGATGGGGGAAGGAAGAGGACGGGGAAGGGTTGGAGAGGGTACGCAGGGTTCAAGCGAAAGGTTCGAAGAAAGGTTGTATGAGAGGTAAAGGAGGACTAGAGAATCCTGTTTGTCGGTTTAGAGGTGTTCGACAAAGGGTTTGGGGTAAATGGGTTGCTGAGATACGTGAACCAGTTAACCACCGTGGTGCTAACTCGACCCGCAGCAAACGGCTTTGGCTTGGAACGTTCGCTACTGCTGCTGAAGCAGCCTTGGCTTACGACAGAGCTGCTAGTGTCATGTACGGACGCTACGCCAGGCTAAATTTCCCGGAAGGTCTTCTAGAAAATGAGCCGGGTGGAGAAATtaagaagaacaatgagacggGAAGTTCCGGAAGCTATTGGTTTGAACCTGACAACGTATCTGAACCCCGTGATGGAGTGATTGAAACAAAAGATGGGAAGGATTATTTACTCTACAACAACAGTATCGAGCTTGGCCAAGACAAGATTGAGAACCTTGATCTTACTGATACCAAGATGGTGGAATCAATGGTTTACAAGAACCCAGCAGTAAAAGCAGAGGAAGGTTACAGCTTTGATCGATTCGAATTGGATAGCGGATTGTTGTACAATGAACCTGGAGGCTCTAGTTATTACCAGGGAGGTGGATCTGATTCGTATTTGGAGTTTTTTAGATTCTAG